The Anaerotignum propionicum DSM 1682 sequence TTTTGCTCCTCCATTCATAATTATATAGGTCAACCCTACCAAACTTACGGACATCCAAGCATGGAACCCATGATTTTTTGACCCTTGTATGGTATTATAAATGAAAAAAAAATATTTTCCAAGGCTCTTTCACAGTTTTTATGTTACAATAGAAAAAATTGTGTTTAAAAAGGAGGGCTTTATTTGCGTGAGGATATTTTAAAGATGGAGGATGCGCTTAGGCAAATACGTCGGGATCTGCACCGAATTCCAGAGTTAGGGCTTTCGGAACACAAAACCGCCGCTTACATAGAGCATATGCTGAAAGAATTGGGCGTAGATGAGGTTACTCGCTGCTTAGAAACGGGAGTCATAGGCATAATCAAAGGGCAAGGTTTGGAAAAACCCATTGCCTATCGTGCGGATATGGATGCGCTGACTGTAGAAGAGTCTCCCCGTCCCTATGCCTCCTGCCATAAGGGTTTGATGCATGCCTGCGGGCATGACGGCCACATGGCCATTTTGTTGGGCTTCGCCAAATATCTCATGTCAAAAAAAGTGCGTCCTAAGGGAGATGTGATTCTGATTTTCCAGCCTGCCGAAGAAGGCCCCGGTGGTGCAAAACTGATGGTTGAGGCGGGAATTATTGAAAAATACAACATTTCCAAGGTAATCGGCTGTCATATTTTCCCCGATGTTCCCCAAGGCAAGATTGCCTGCAAAGCGGGCGGCATGATGGCACGAAACGGAGAAGTCACAGTGCGTATTCTTGGAAAAAGCTCCCACGGTGCACAACCCCACTTGGGCGCCGATGCTCTTTTGGCTGCAGGAGCAGTCATTTGCGGCATACATACTATTTTATCCCGCAATATTTCTCCTTTAGACAGTGGCATTCTCTCCTTTGGCACCATACAGGGAGGCGAAGCCTGCAATATTGTGGCAAAGGAAGTTCGTATAGAAGGAACCATGCGTG is a genomic window containing:
- a CDS encoding M20 metallopeptidase family protein: MREDILKMEDALRQIRRDLHRIPELGLSEHKTAAYIEHMLKELGVDEVTRCLETGVIGIIKGQGLEKPIAYRADMDALTVEESPRPYASCHKGLMHACGHDGHMAILLGFAKYLMSKKVRPKGDVILIFQPAEEGPGGAKLMVEAGIIEKYNISKVIGCHIFPDVPQGKIACKAGGMMARNGEVTVRILGKSSHGAQPHLGADALLAAGAVICGIHTILSRNISPLDSGILSFGTIQGGEACNIVAKEVRIEGTMRAFSDEVYEKMVSRVEEAVSFIAKGYGCEGTVEFRHMYRVVNNDAALVSALEAACGDNYITTQPYMLAEDFSFFQQAVPGLFFFLGSGNPEKGFVHPLHSAEFDFDEKILCHGVEAYISLLEKLGLF